GCACTGACTGGTGAGTCAGCGGCCAATGCATCAGCACGCCCCAGCACCACGGTGGTAGCGGCGGTACCAGCATCCTGGTAGGCCAACTTGTTAATTGGTGGCAACCCACGATCCAGACAATCCTGATTCTTTACCGGCAGGTCCTCCATGTCAGCGACGGTATTGCGCTGAACGGCGACAGTTTTGCCACAGTAGTTGTCGGAGCTGGCGTCGCTGCCCGGGCGACGTGCCCACTGCAGGCCGGTATCCAGATAGTCGACGAAGTCGTAAGTCTTGCGGCGCTCCTCGTTTGAGGTGAATCCGGATGCGCCAACATCGACTGCGCCGGCCGACAGGGCCGGCAGAATCAGTGCGAAATCCTGTTCTTGGATTTCAATCTTCAGGTCCAAGACACTGGCCATGGCTCGGATGAGATCGATGTCGAAGCCGATGATGGAACCGGCGGAATCCTTAAACTCTGCCGGGGCGAATGTTGGGTTGGTGCCGATGCGCAATACTTCGCGCTTACGAAGATCTGCTGGGACCTGTTTCGCCAGTTCGGGGACCGCTGCCGGTTTGATTTCTGACCAGCCCTCGGGGTTACCGCTTTCGTCATTGGTGACGCAGCCTGTAAGCCCTAAGAACAAGGTCGCAGTCAGCGTGGCAGCCGCCAATGCGATGGGTCTTTTCATATCTGAATATGTTACCTAGGCGCAGTAATACCTTAAATTCGGTACCCCTATTCAGCTGCGCTTCAGGCTGGTGTAGGAAAACCGCACACTTTTCAGGCTTCTGGGAGTGGGGAACTGCAGGTACTGGCTGCGAAACACTGAACAAGACTCGGGCCTGGACAAGGAACAAAACCTTATCCAGGCCCGATTTACAAGGGGACGCTGAGCATCGCCGGATTTCTAGTTTGCGTCAGCAGAAGCTAGCCCTGAGCCGGTGACATCGAGCGGCTCGACCGCGCCGGATGCCGGGTCACTCAGTGCGGCATCGCGGACCGCCTTCGCCACGGCTGGCATCACGCGCGGATCCAGGGCCGACGGAATAATGCGGTCGGCACTTAGGTCTTCGACGCCAACACCTGCAATCGCTTGGGTAGCAGCCAATTTCATAGCTTCGGTGATGCGCTTGGCACCTGCCTCCAGTGCGCCACGGAACAGACCCGGGAAGGCCAGCACATTATTAATCTGGTTCGGGTGATCCGAGCGGCCGGTGGCCACCACTGCGCCGTACTTGCGAGCGATTTCCATCGGGATTTCCGGAATCGGGTTGGCCAGCGAGAACAGAATCGGGTCAGCGGCCATCTGGCTAATCGCATCCTCGCCGATACGGCCGGCAGAGACGCCGATGAACACGTTAGCGTCGACAAGCGCATCGTTGATCGAACCGGTGATACCGCGCGGGTTAGTCATGCCGGCGACCCACTGCTTGATGTCACTCAGTGGCTCGCGGTCCGGATGGATGATGCCGCGCGAATCGACGACAACGATGTCGGACACGCCAGCGGACAGCAGCATCTTCGTCGCAGCGACACCAGCGGCACCAGCGCCGGAGATGACCACGCGGAGATCCTGGAAGCTGCGGCCGGTCAGCTTGCAGGCGTTGATTAGGCCGGCGGCGATGACAATGGCGGTACCGTGCTGGTCGTCGTGGAAGATTGGGATGTCGAGCTCTTGGTCGAGACGCTGCTCAATCTCGAAGCAGCGAGGCGCGGAGATGTCTTCGAGGTTCACCCCGCCAAACGACGGTGCCAGCGCCTTGACCGTCTGGATGATTTCCTCCGTGTCGAGGGTATCCAGGACGATTGGCACCGCAGAGATACCGGCGAACTGCTCGAAGAGCTGGGCCTTTCCTTCCATAACTGGCAGTGCAGCCTTGGGTCCGATGTCGCCGAGGCCAAGGACTGCGGTGCCGTCGGAGATCACCGCGACGTTCTGGCCGGTCCAGGTGTAGGTGCGGGCCAGGGCCGGATCTTCGTGGATGGCCTCACAGACACGGGCGACACCTGGGGTATAGCCGATGGAGAGGTCGCGAATCGTCTCGAGCTTCATGGTCGAGTGCGAGCGGAGCTTACCGCCACGGTGCGCCTCGAAGATTTCCGCATCGGTGATGGTCGACGGATCTGTGGGGGCGGTGTCTTCTGGCACGGCGTGAAGCGGCGTCTTAGGGGAGTTCGCGTTCGCAGTGTGGTCGGAGGAGCTAGAGGAAGAATTCGCAGCAGGCATGATGACAGTCCAAAACGTGTTGAGTACTGAGTACTTTGTACTTTGAGAAAACTCGACCGCGGCGAGAGCTGCTGGTGGGCAGCACGCAAAGCCGGGAGCAAAAGCTGGCGAGTGATACGTAGTGGTGTGTGTAAAACTGAACCAGTCTTGCTATACGGGATTGGTATCTCATTATATGGACGGTGGGGTGGAAAATAAAATCTTTGCGGTTGGGGGAGCGGGGGCGGAACCTTGCTGCTGAAGCTCAGTTTGCGTCACCTCGCGCCCTATAATCAGAATTCAATCGATTGAAAGGCCCATTTCGTCCCATGCAAGATCAGACCAAGCTCATCCACGCCGGCTACGTCCCAGGTAATAAAGACCCACGTCAGGTGCCGATCATTCAGTCAACGACCTACACGTTCGACTCTTCCGACGACATCGCTGCGGTCTTCGACGAGCCAACTCACGCACTGATTTACTCCCGCTTCGCCAATCCAACGGTTATGGCCGTCGAAGAGAAAATCGCCGACCTTGAGGGTGGCGCCGCAGCAATGGCTACTACCTCCGGCCAGGCGGCAACTGCACTCGCAATCATGAACCTTTGCTCCGCGGGCGACTCGTTTGTCACCTCATCTGAGATTTACGGCGGTACCTCCAACCTCTTCGCTACCACGCTGAAACGCTTCGGTATCGAGGCAATCTTCGTCGATCAGAATGCCTCCGAAGAGGAAATCGCCGCGGCATTCAAGCCGAACACCAAGGCGCTATTTGGTGAAATCATTGCCAACCCGGCGATGAGTGTGCTCGATGTCGAGAAGTTCGCCCGCATCGCCCACGGCCAGGGGGTACCGCTGATTGTCGACAGTACCTTCGCCACCCCGATCCTGTGTAAGCCCATCGAACACGGCGCAGACATCGTCGTCCACTCCACTTCTAAGTACATGGACGGCCACGCAATCCAGGTCGGCGGCGTCATAGTCGACTCTGGCAAGTTTGACTTCACCAACGGCAAGTTCCCCGGCTTTACTGAGCCCGATGAGTCCTACCACGGCGTCGTCTACACCAAGGACTACGCCGTCGCGCCGTTTGTCATTAAGGCGCGCATGCAGCTACAGCGCGACTTTGGCGCGTACCCATCTGCTCACTCCGCCTTCATGCTGAACCAGTCGCTCGAGAGTCTCGATGTCCGCATGCGTCGTCACTGTGAGAATGCGCTGAAGGTCGCCGAATATCTCGAATCACGCACGGATTTGCTTAACGACGTTCGTTACCCCGGCCTGAAATCTTCCCCATACTACGAGCTTGCTCAGAAGTACCTCGACGGAGCTTCCGGTGTGGTCACGATTGACCTCAAGGGCGGCCGTGAAGCTGGCACGACCTTCATGGATGCGCTGCAGCTGGTGACCCGTCAGGTGCACGTGGCCGACTCCCGTTCCTGCGTGCTGCACCCGGCTTCCACCACGCACCGCCAGGTTCCGGATGAGCAGCTGCCGGCGGTGGGAATTACCCCTGGTCTTGTTCGACTGTCCATTGGTTTGGAAAACGTTGACGATATTATTGCCGATATTGAGCAAGCGCTGGCCAAGGTTGAAAGCTAGTTTGTCGAGAGTTTAGCCAGGTCCATGCCCTGTTTTTGTGGGCAAAGCCTGGTTTTTTCTTACCTTAATCGGCGTCTTATGGTTCGTGAATCGAAAATTTTTGTGTAGTGCGGAAGATTGAATCCAGGGTTCCTGAGATAGTTCCAACTGACGACAGAGAGCTGTTCGTTTATTGCAACTTCTACACAGGAGGCTTCTTACGATGTCCGATTCCACTTTCCCTCAGAACCCGCAGTGCCCACAGGGGCCGTATGGCCCCGAGGGGTCGTATGGCTCCCAGGATTCGCTGGGGCAGCAGTCCTACCAGCACAACCCGCAGGATCCGCTCGGCCAACAGTCCTACCCGCAGGGGTAGTCGGCAGCTGGGCAGATGGCTCAGGCTCCGAAAGAAAAGAAGAAGGGTGGCTGCTTCAAGTGGGGTGGTATCGCCGCGGGTGCTGTTGTGGTCCTAGCCGTGGCGGCCAGCTTGACCGGTGGCGGCGATGCTGATTCGGGCTCCGATTCTGAAGCTGCGTCTCTCTTTGATTCGGACACTGCAGTTGCGGCTGATTCTGGCTCTGTTGAGAATGCCGATTTCGCTGAGAACCCTGGGGCTGCTCTAGAGGAGCAGCAGGGCCAGGCGGAGGAGCAGGAAAAACAGGAAAAGCAGGAAGAGAAGGCTCCGACCGAGTACAAGAATGCTCTCCGCAAGGCCAAGAGTTACTCGGATTTGATGCACATGTCCAAGGCCGGCATCTATGACCAGCTGACCTCGGAGTATGGCGAGAAGTTCTCGCCGGAGGCTGCCCAGTATGCAATGGACAACCTTGAAGTGGACTGGAATAAGAATGCACTGGAAAAGGCGCGCTCTTACCAGGATTCGATGGCAATGTCCCCGGATGCGATTTACGAGCAGCTGACGTCGGAATATGGCGAGCAGTTTACCCCGGAGGAAGCTCAGTACGCGGCGGATAACCTGTAGCAGCGGGTTTCGTTTGTTGATGACGCCAATTGGCCAGAGCCCCGTTTGGATGCATGCTGCAAAAGGACGGTTTCCGCTTCACCAGAATGCATTTGCTGCACACTGAACGGTTGCTGGTGAAGCGGAAACCGTCTTGACTGTTTTAATGCGTGACCTGGCAGTTGAGCGACTGTCGGCAGCAAAACTTCGGCGCGGTGCAGATTGTGCCGAGAAAAATGTGGATTAGATGGCTGATTATGCATATTTCTCTAATGGTTCGTGGATGATTGGTGCTGCTGAAGGCGAGCCTTAGGGGAGTCCTACGTACTTTGTGGCAATAGACGAAAGGATTATCGAAAAGTCACATCGCGAATTAAAAGTGATAATTCGGTTTGCATACAATGCTGTAGAGATTGCTTTGTAGGTTAGTTCCTGCATATTGATCCAAAGAATCAATACCATCGGCAAATGGGTATCACGATAATTGTCAGCGTGTCGGCACCGATCTTTGTGGAGAACGAAATCGTCTTGTCCGTACCATCAGCACATCCTGAAGAATTTAAGCAGGCGGTGATGACCACGTTCCGCGTGGTGAAGGTTACGTGCACAAATGATATCAACGTGCCGACCATATCAGATTCGGCTGGACCTGCTGAAGACTGGGCAGGCTGCAAATAATAGGGCAGCCATCCGGCTACCCCGGCAGTCGAATGGCTGGAGACATAGTGTTTTAATGCGTTAACTTATTTGTGTACCTGGATTGTCTATAGGTCGTCCGAAGGGGTTCTTTATGCAAAAGAAGATTCGAAGTCTTTTCAACAGGTTGTTGGCCGGGATTGGGATAGCATCTCTATGTCTGGTGCAGTTACCCTCACCTGCACATGCTGAAAGTATTGAAGAACTCGCTAAGCAAGGAGTTCTCGAATGGCGAATTAAGCCAGATATTCCCAACGAGAATCCGTTGAACTCTGTACCCATGTCGTGGAACCCCGATTCGGGGCTTCCGCCATTTGCAGCGTGCGGTCCAGCAACTGACACATTAAAAACGGTAGCAAGCTGGAAGTATGTTGATTTAGGAACGCCGCAAGACTTCATGCACGCAAATGAAATTACATTGCGCTGTGGAGATGCTCATCACGGATTAAAGCACATCCGACAGAATCATCCTGAATGGTCAACGCTCGCAGACATTGAAGGAAAGGACGGGGATTCACTAATCCGGATTGCGATTGATGCTGCACTGGAGAACACTACGTGGTCAAAGAGAGTTGAACCTTCAAGTCAGAATCGTGATGGTAAGTTTTGCGCGTCCGCTCAGATTTACTTAGTTGATAAAGTCCGAGGGATAATTGTAAAGACACTTGAACCATCAATCTTTGTCGCTGAACATAGCCACCACGTTATTACTGCCTACCCCACCAATACGTCGAGGTGTAAATAGTATGGGGTTTGCACAAAAATTTATCGGTGCTCTTGAGGCAGACACCCATGTCGATGCTGACCATGCTGCTTTTATCGGATCTGACGGCGATGCTGTTTTGATTCGATACCGGGGCCGGGATTTGCAGTGGCAGATTCCTGTGCGAATCAATGAACCCGGTTGGCAGAAAATGGACTATATTACAAGCAGCTTTGATGGTGTAGATTTTGGTCTCTTCTTAGATGAGGAGCTTTATAAACTGAACGAAAAGGAGTGGATTAAACCGGAGTTGCACCTTAGTGATGACACAGGGAAGTGGCATTTGGTAGAAACAGCTAAGACCTTTACCTAGTCTGGGCAGTCTTCACCGTAGTAATCACTAACTCCAATCATCAATCCCGTCACATTGGTGAATTGCTCCCCATTAGTTGGACTGAGAAATCAGTTACCGACTCGTGGGGAGTAGCTTTCATTGAGAGCACGAAGTTCGCTAAGTAAGCAGCAGCGTGAGCAGTTGGTTGAGCTTTTCGAGCAGGGCAACGAACTCGATTTAGTTGTCCAGCTGGCTCCGGCCAAGTCGACGAGTGGATATGACCTGAAAATTACGAGTGTCTTTTTCCGCACGAGGAGAACGCGTACGCGGAATTGACGAAGATGGAAACATACGGGAGGTGACTTTCAATGATGGGTATCGTTTCGTTGTGCCAGAGGATCGAGAAGGAGTCTAGCCCGCGGGTGCAGTTCGACCGGCTGCATGGAGCAGGTGGTGACTTGACCCTCGAAATCTTCCTCAATGATCTCGTCGAAGCCCGAGCTTATGTGCCTGAATCTCTCAAGCGTGAGTTCCTTATGACCTGGGCCGATGAGCCAATCATTTTCGATGCAATCCCGGGGGAAGAGGAAGAGGGCATTACTCACGATCTCGTTGTCGAGTTCGCTGCGATGGATCCGGTAATCGACCTCGGTCCGAACTGGGGCTAATCAGAATCACGCCCTAATCAGCCCGGCCGCCCCACTACGGGGCGCGCCGGGCTCCGTCATGGAAGGCCCCGCCCGTGGTGGGCAACCGGTTTCGAAAACCGGCATGGGGCGTCACGGCGTCGGGGTTCGATTCCTCGGGCATTGACCCCATTTCCCCCTGGCGGGCTCTGTGGGGTTTTGCGTACCCGAAGTGTTTTTCTCCCAGGAGGGGCAAAAAGATCTATGTCTACGAATGAAGCGGCCGCTGATGTACCGGCCTCCGATTCCACGTCAGATGCTCCGGTGCAGGCTGAACCTGCTCGCGAGAATCACGGCGCGGAAGAGAAGCAGGTAATGACCATCGAGGATTACAAGTCCGCGTTGGAAAAGGTTCGTCGTGAGGCAGCGAAGTATCGCACGGAAAACAAGGAGCTTCATCCACAGGTAAAGAAGGCCAGGGAAGCCGAACAGGTCAGTTGGGGCGAGCTGCTCAAGGTGCAAGAGCGCATGGCGGCATTGGAGGCGGAAAAGGCCGCAGACGTGGACGAACCCCGGTCACCACGATCAGCCCGAAGGCACCGGATCATCGCCCGGACCTGGTGCAGCGAAACTTTCGTGCACACGGACCGGGCAGGCTTTGGGCTGCCGATATTACTTACGTTCGCGCCCTGTCCGGATTCGTCTACACCGCGTTTGTCGTTGATGTCTTCAGCCGGAAAATTGTTGGTGTTGCTACTCGCTCGACGATTCGTACCGATGGAGGCCTTGGAGCATGCGTTAACGACTGCTGGGGCGGATTAATGGCAACCAGTTGATTCACCATAGTGATCGGAGCAGTCAGTACGTGTCATTGAAATATTCCACGGCTTTATCTGAGCCTGGAATCCGCCCGAGTGGGGGAACAGTCGGCGCTTCTTATGACAATGCTCTGGCCGAAACAGTCAATGGTTTCTACAAAGTGGAACTCATTCATGCCCAAGGCCGATGGACGGCGGTCGGAGAAGTCGAACTGGTCATCTTGCGGTGGGTGCATTGGTGGAATACCAAGCGCCTTCACGAAGCATTGGACTACGCTGCCCCACAAGAGATAGAAACTGAGTACTATCTCACCCAGCCGGTCAGTACAGGGCAGTAAAAGAAGCGGAACTAAACCCAGGACGCTTCGCACCGCAGCCGGACTTGGCGAGACTGACCGGGATTGTTGGGGATTCGCAGGCGCTACCGACGGCCCGGAACCCACCGAGCGAGGAATGAGTCAAGAATCTTTGCCCCGCTAGTTTGAGTTGTTCGGTTTTCCCGAACGGCTTGGCTGGCGGGGCGTTTTTCATGCCTACAAGGCGGGGCTAGGCAACGATACTGTTTTCGAAAAGTACGATTTCACAGCCGAACTCTTGAGTTCGGAAATCGTACTGCTTTACGGCGCAATTGCGTGGTGCGTTTGTGGCTCACTTTTGGCTCAAAATACCCGTGAAAGTGCGTGAAAGTGCGTGAAAAGGAGTGAAAGATAGTGAATACAAACCCAAGCAAAAACCCGCCCCCACCAGGCTAAACGCCAGATGAAAGCGGGTTTTAAAATCGTGCCCCCGGTGAGACTCGAACTCACACTGGACGGGTTTTGAATCCGTTGCCTCTGCCAATTGGGCTACAGGGGCGCAAAGCCGTCGATAAGCGAAAATGCTCTGTCGAAGCGACCTTGACTAGTTTAGTCCATCGACCCCGAATTAGAAAAACGGCGCTGCGCATAAGCGACGACACTGACGATTGCGGCGCCGAGAATGAACAGTCCGAGGGCGAGTCCCCAGTCGGAGCCGATGCCCTGGAGCTCGTTGTTCTCGGTCTGCCACGGCCAGAGCGCGCGCAGGGAACCGAGCATGAGTCCGGACATGGCGACCAGCGTGAGCGCCTGGTGTGTACTCAACAGCCATTCGAGGAGGCGGATGAACAGGACGATGCCGATCAGCGCGCCGACGAAGAAAGTGCCGATGTAGGCGATGTCACGGTCATGAATTGCGCCCATGGTCGGCGCGTAGAGTCCGATGACCAACAGGAAGAAAGAGCCAGAAACGCCCGGCAGCACTAGTGCACACACGGCAATCGAAGCGGCGAT
The nucleotide sequence above comes from Corynebacterium amycolatum. Encoded proteins:
- a CDS encoding ABC transporter substrate-binding protein is translated as MKRPIALAAATLTATLFLGLTGCVTNDESGNPEGWSEIKPAAVPELAKQVPADLRKREVLRIGTNPTFAPAEFKDSAGSIIGFDIDLIRAMASVLDLKIEIQEQDFALILPALSAGAVDVGASGFTSNEERRKTYDFVDYLDTGLQWARRPGSDASSDNYCGKTVAVQRNTVADMEDLPVKNQDCLDRGLPPINKLAYQDAGTAATTVVLGRADALAADSPVSAYAVNRSEGKLELAGDIYDGAPFGFAIPKDSELGPVLQQALQYLIDNGQYKQILTTWGLEDGALERATINGEEL
- a CDS encoding NAD(P)-dependent malic enzyme, which gives rise to MPAANSSSSSSDHTANANSPKTPLHAVPEDTAPTDPSTITDAEIFEAHRGGKLRSHSTMKLETIRDLSIGYTPGVARVCEAIHEDPALARTYTWTGQNVAVISDGTAVLGLGDIGPKAALPVMEGKAQLFEQFAGISAVPIVLDTLDTEEIIQTVKALAPSFGGVNLEDISAPRCFEIEQRLDQELDIPIFHDDQHGTAIVIAAGLINACKLTGRSFQDLRVVISGAGAAGVAATKMLLSAGVSDIVVVDSRGIIHPDREPLSDIKQWVAGMTNPRGITGSINDALVDANVFIGVSAGRIGEDAISQMAADPILFSLANPIPEIPMEIARKYGAVVATGRSDHPNQINNVLAFPGLFRGALEAGAKRITEAMKLAATQAIAGVGVEDLSADRIIPSALDPRVMPAVAKAVRDAALSDPASGAVEPLDVTGSGLASADAN
- a CDS encoding O-acetylhomoserine aminocarboxypropyltransferase/cysteine synthase family protein — its product is MQDQTKLIHAGYVPGNKDPRQVPIIQSTTYTFDSSDDIAAVFDEPTHALIYSRFANPTVMAVEEKIADLEGGAAAMATTSGQAATALAIMNLCSAGDSFVTSSEIYGGTSNLFATTLKRFGIEAIFVDQNASEEEIAAAFKPNTKALFGEIIANPAMSVLDVEKFARIAHGQGVPLIVDSTFATPILCKPIEHGADIVVHSTSKYMDGHAIQVGGVIVDSGKFDFTNGKFPGFTEPDESYHGVVYTKDYAVAPFVIKARMQLQRDFGAYPSAHSAFMLNQSLESLDVRMRRHCENALKVAEYLESRTDLLNDVRYPGLKSSPYYELAQKYLDGASGVVTIDLKGGREAGTTFMDALQLVTRQVHVADSRSCVLHPASTTHRQVPDEQLPAVGITPGLVRLSIGLENVDDIIADIEQALAKVES
- a CDS encoding Ltp family lipoprotein codes for the protein MAQAPKEKKKGGCFKWGGIAAGAVVVLAVAASLTGGGDADSGSDSEAASLFDSDTAVAADSGSVENADFAENPGAALEEQQGQAEEQEKQEKQEEKAPTEYKNALRKAKSYSDLMHMSKAGIYDQLTSEYGEKFSPEAAQYAMDNLEVDWNKNALEKARSYQDSMAMSPDAIYEQLTSEYGEQFTPEEAQYAADNL